A region of the Mytilus edulis chromosome 11, xbMytEdul2.2, whole genome shotgun sequence genome:
CATTCTTtgtttattgatttattgatacaaatgttattatcataaaaaaaaaagaaattgcaaaATGTTCTAAGTAAGCATATGAATACCTTTTGGCAGAAtaaattgttttgaatatgttAACTACCAGATTTGTTTCTTTGCCTTATGGAATGTAAGGAAACAGTAATATGCAAactaaaatgttatgaaaataaaatgtcttaagtctttccactagtgatttataaaaatatttgcttTTATTCAGGTGCTATAATACCTAAACAGCTCCCAGTCTTTCGACATAGGAGGGATAAAGACAAGTTAGACCATGCCTTAGATTTTTTCTTCAGTCCATCATTTCACcaggtaaaaaaatattgatattgatgAAACTGAATATTCTTACCGTACACAACCTGAGAATATGCATGAGGGAAATTAGTCTTGGTCCAATgatttcaagggagataattgaactATTGAGTTTAATATTGCAATATGTAGTAACAGGTCTCGTAAGTGCAACTTCTTATTAACAGCTTGAtcaatattgatgaaactttacacacttGCAGTACATAATCCGAGAATGTGCATAAAGGGAAAAAAACCTGGTCAAAAATATTTCAAGAGAGATAATTGAAACTAATTTAGTTTATTGAAGTTTATGGGTAGTTGGGATATCATTTTAGTGAGTTCTATGCAACTCTTAGAATGCCAGATATTATCCACACAGGTATGTGTccatttgtgtttaaatttttaccTTAAAAGCAGGGGTATATAGTGATAGGGAAGTCCATCAatctgtttgttcgtccgttcatTCGTCTGTCCATTCGTCCCAGATACTTTGTATCTGCAACTCCTTATTAACCACTTATCTGAAAGAAATGAAACTTTCTCAGATTCTTTATGATATAATGCCATTGTGCACctccttttttgtttttgtttaaattgatttttgGGGTTTCCAATACAATAACATGAACTTTGCAAGATGCAGGGGtataattttgtgaaaatagtGCTCTTACACTATAATTTTGTTAATCAAACTTTGATTAAGATactttagatatttaaatgttttttttctatgagaAAATGGGCTCATAATATTCAGCTGCAACTGCAACTGTTGGTCAGTgaaacttctctgaaaccataaAACAGAATATCATGAAACTTTATAGATGATTAGGACTTTTTGTTAAGATTTGTATACACACACAGATTTTGATCAACTAACTTTTTGTATGAGTTATGAGTCTTTCAACTATTTAATCTGATAAGATTTGTTTGACCAGTGACAATTATTTGGGCATGGTAATGCGAGTTTTCTCTTTAAGGTTCTTGAATTATCTAATAATAGCTTAAACCTTTTTTGATTTCTAGGTCTCATCCTTTGGTGTAAAGGAAATGAAGTTGGACAATGGAAATACAGTAACAATACCTGAAGTAGTGAGAACTGCATGTCATGCCACTCTTATAAACGTGTATACAAAATTTTGTACAGAAACTGAATTCCTGCCTTTATCAAGATCCACTTTATTCAAAATTCTAAATGCATGTCCATCTTCAAGACGAACAAACCTGAAAGGCCTCGACAATTGTTCCGCTGATGGTGGTGCATCATATGAGACATTGTTAACAACAGTCAAGGAAATGGGTAACTATGTTGTTGATGAGGAAGTAGAGTTGCGTGACTGCAAGGACAGTTTAAATGCCAGTAAAATTTACTTGAAGACAGACTTTAAAGCACACCTCAGGAAATGTGATAAATGTCCAGATCACTGTATCAATTATTCTTTGAGTGATCCAACAGACCAACATCTACAACAGCACTGTGTCCACCATCAGCATGACATGGTATGTGAGAGATGTAATTTACTTCCAAAAGCAGTCTCCACCATCAAAAGACGTCTTTCTGAATTAGGTATTTATTGCAACCTTAACAAATTTAAATCActgtttattttgtaatttgatttgaaTAGATAAACTTGTCTCAGTTTATGCATTAGGTGCACATTACTGTTCAATATAAAAAGAGAACAATAATACTAGTGTTTTTCATTATTGCTAGTgtcatcaaataataaaacatagtACTGAAACGTTTTCGCTCTGTGTTGCTATAGCGTTTTCGTTACCCTGAAGTGAAACTCTGACCCACTGACAAAACTAGACAATTCGCCAGACAAACTAATACTCGGCAATAAATACTGTTTCAACTTGAATGACTGCTCCCTTAGGTGTATTTAAAGATGCGTTGATTCAGAAGATAGAAATAAATAATTCGTTTAAAGTTAATGATTTAATGAAGTGTTACTATcatcagttatatatatatatatgtaattcagACAATTTCAATATTGTATCTCTTTTTAAATCAGATCAACACAATAAATAACACTTAAATAGTATGCAAGCTAGTGAGTACTCTGGTCAAGTTCTATATACacatatattaaataaacaatcttATTAACAAGTAATTATAGAAATCTCTATAATTATATAAGTTATGTCGACTTCTCAAATGTATAAGTTGCGACTCCGGGTTTTACAGTACTTTTTGTGAATATTCGACTTCGTAATATATACGTAAAGGATCGTTAGTAATTGCAGTTTCTATACTATTGGTATATCGAGTAAATAATACAAGAATAACTTTAACTGTTACTTTCTCTGAAGAAAAACTATATTGACGTGTTATTGAATAGCGACTTTAAGACTCGAGACTGCGTCGGTGAGTCTCTGTataaaatatggaatattttatatttctgtacTTTTCAGTATATAACTTTTTGTACGTCTAATGATCTCTAATCTTTAGAGTctcttataatataaaattataaatctatGCTTTACATAAAgtaaaaatctgacaaaatattTCCTAACCTTTTAAAAGTGCAAGACTCAAATTGTAAGTTACAGTGAAAAAGGATTTATTATTAGGCTTGTGATTGTAAGCAACCTTTTGCCACGGTAGTCCGATCACGACTAACGCGCTCACTGGTAGtgcaatatatatacaacaaaaagacTTAAAAGACTTCATATTGACGTCAAAAGCGACTCGAAAGACTCTATTTCAACGTAATATTGCCGTTCACGACAGTGCACTTTGACGGTTTACGGTAAAGCGACTCAAGTAAACATGGCGGACATACAAGGAAAAAAGAGAGACTCTGAGTCTCTAGAAACTTGACCAGGTTAACTAATTCActcattataattatatatagagattaaaACAACATAATACAATCATCAAGAAATATATAAAGGTAGGTCCAGTATAAGGAAATTCTGTATTTACactacaaaaataaatagaaaggCGACTCAGTTTCAGGTGGGACTTGACGTTATTTTTATCTTTGCTCAAGTTACTGTTCATAACACAATGTGATTAAGTATTAAATATCTAAGATGACTTattctaataaaaagaaacatattcaaaaatttataagtATCCAATACGGTTAAACAGAGATTTAACTTGATAAAAAGTGAAAAAGGGGGAAGGGACACAAACTGTTGGATAACGAGGCCGAAATCCGTTACAGTACGATTATAATCATGATTTTTAAGTTTTCTTTGATTTAGAAAATACACTTTcttgaaaacaaagaaaaagttaataaaaagcaaggaattgaattttttaattttttttcaaagagacaacaacccaaccaaaacatacaaaacaactcaaggcaaccaatgggtcttcaacatgcAAGAAATCCTGCACCCAGAGGAGGTCTTAATCAGGCCCATATCTATTTTACTAAAGGCATATTATATCTAGTtgacattatttattttgcagACATACCAGATGAAGTTAGAAATGATCTGCTGGCCAGTATAGATGTAGCTGAGGCTAAGATTCTTGAATGGAAGAGTCATATTGTAAGAGGTGTCAACCAAGATCTAGCAAGGATCCTACTATTAGAGGAATTGAAAGATGGAGAATGTCTCATAATCATGGACTGGGCTATGAAATTCCTTCCTTTAGCATTTCGTGAGAAACAGAGTGATTGGTTTGGCCAAAAAGGAGTTAACTGGCATGTTTCAGTGTGtatttttaaagatgaaaatCAGAATTTAATGGTAATTTCCTTATTCAAAATGCATATAGTCAGTTGAACTTCATAGACCtcacctatgttttatttcattttttttcctttgtggtgtgattgccaattatagacaattctccatccaagacCAATTGTTGTTaatgtaagcaattaaaggctACTATAGCCTTTAACAGAGTCTTAGCCACCTCAGCAAAATATGCTGAAAAGGGTCCCAATATggccaatgtaaaacaattcagaggAGATAAACAAActgtgtgtttaaaaaaaaaatcaagattattGTAGGGGccaatttcaacaaaattttgaGAAACCTATGAATACATGCATGTAATAAACTACCACATTTAAGGTTGATGACCCCAGTACCTATTAAAAATGGTCACCACCAATAACTATTGcttaaatttgtcaaaaatatcagataaatgatatattaaagCACCTTTGTTTGTCTCACACAAAATATGTATGTGTGTTGcctagtaaaatttaaaaatattgctaTAAACTGGCAGTTTTTATTCAATACTATCGGTGAAAGATTACAAGCTCTTAGGAGCCTCTTTATAGAATTATctttttagtaaaatatttttttagatttcttttattttacttgCAGCAAAGAACATATACACATACAATGGATGCAGTTAAACAAGATTGGGTTGCAGTAGCTTCCGTGTTAGAGAACACTTTAAGAACAATAAAAATTCAGCTTCCCAGAATCAACACAGTATACTTGAGAAGTGATAATGCAGGATGCTACCATTGTGGCAGTCTTTGGTTGGCTATACCTAAGATCACTGAAACAACTGGTAAGAGAAATAATGTCATTTTGCACTTAAATTCAGATAGACAAACTCCACAACACTATAATCATCTACTTTAAAAAGCTGGGttttaaagtatataatttactttAAAATCCCAGGGTATAAATACCATTTATAATTTCATTGGTAATCTATTATACACTATAAGAATAACCAGTGTCTATCTGTGCATGTatgagaaccttgcaaggtacgcacatacaaaATAAAGTTAACCTATTACTAATATGCTGCCAGATCACTATATCCATAAGTCTTGCTTTTTTGGACAGAAATCGCAGGTAACACAAATTATTATGTCACACAATGCATTGCCTATATTTTTAGTGATACAGTCAGTACATTGATATTTgaaattatcatatacttagactaaataacatatgattttaaccgtttgataatagcattaaattaaagtttttccatatttttcgatttggtgcttagcgggctgaaatgaaaagtttatcacatgcttcgattgttatcacatggcttaccgtaacgttatcacatggcattccggtgatactcggcaaattccggaaaatacacctcaatgctacgtttacattgaaaaacattacaaatagtgtacaaaacaattatttaaatacggtaaagtatattgtgtaatataattaagttaaaaaaaatttaaaaaaaataaatgcattttttcattttttctgaaacataatttagaaagttactttaaaaaaaaaagacttttccaaacaatgttcattatgtatattgttgaattattttctttgtcgattcgtccatataaatttttttttctctcttttgaggcatatgatagaaagagttcatattgaatgtatcaaattttgggtccgacgtccgtgaactttttactctttcaacttcttttcgggaaccacgtaaaaggatcaatatatgaatctgttatttttctctactgttgaagcatatgataaaaagatcataacatgtcatttttcatatcgcatgtattatcagccctcggtcaatatcaaccctcgagccatgcggctcttgggctgatattgaacctagggctgataatacatgcgatatgaaaaataccatgtaataatctgataatataagCCAGTTGGATCAAAGGGAAATATACAAATTGCCAGAAATAaccgtaatatatatatagctagttcATTGATGACTTTAAAAGTGTTATTTGTTTACATACAAGTGTCTCAAAATTTGAACTATCATCTACTGCATACTATACTATAAACACATAATATGGAGATATTTATGCTTAGAAAATTTGTGTGGAAGTTCTCTGTTATGTTGAAGGCTTGTCAACACAATTCAACTCTGGTGTCATTAAGTTgaattaatgtacatgtatatttttatttttttaggcaTAACAATTGCACGGTATGACTATAGTGAGCCACAAAATGGTAAATCATATTGTGACGCAAAGATTGCCCATATGAGAGGGAAAATCAGAAGATCAGCTGCATCTGGTAGTGATGTTTTAACTGCCTCAGATATGAAAATGGCCATTGACAAACATGGTGGAGTAACATCCTGCCAAGCAGCATATGTAGCTGTAGATCCTAATTCTCTCGTTAAGAAGATCGCCTGTCCTATTAAGGCAATTACAAAGATTTCAAATGTCAGATTCAACAACGATGACACAATAACAGCCTGGAAGGCATTTGAAATTGGAAATGGGAAGAAGATTTCTATAAATAGTACTTTAAATGATGTAGAATTGAATGTTGATCCCATGCAAACTTTACAATTCCTACACAACCTGATGgtattataaaaaaaccaactatGCCAAAACAGACAGATTCAGAGTCATTTAACATCAGTTGTCCAGAAATTGGCTGTATACTGTATTTTGAATCGTACAGTGACATGAACAACCATTGTCTGCTAGGCAACCATGAACACCAAGATCATAAAGGAAGCACCTTTAATGATATTAAATTAAGATGGAAGGAGTCGTGCTTTAACCTAACTGAAGACACAATCAAATTCAGATGTGAGACTGGGTTAAAGCAAGGCTCCAATGAACAAATAATGGGATGGGCCTTAAAGAAGGAAAGAAAGGTTGTAAGATTTTCAGACAATGTAAAATCTTACTTGAGCAACATTTTTGAAGAAGGTGAAAGAAGTGGAATTAAAGCTAATCCTTCAACTGTTGTCAGGAACATGAGAGTGGCAAGGGATGAAAATGGAAACAAAAGGTTCACCCCTAAAGAATATTTAGAACTTGGACAGATTGCATCCTTTTTCTCCAGATTGGCTGTTATGCAGAGATGTAAAACACCAATTGCAGATATTGACCAAGATCTTGATGCTGTTATTCTTGCTTTAAACAAGGCTGATGCAGTTGAACAATTATTGTGAAAAACTTTTTTAATCATGTAGTTTAGGCCCCTAATTTGCTTGTGCCATATTTTTGCTGTTAATCACTTTTGGTTAGATAACATGCTATGATAAATCaaagtttaatgttttttttctgaaatactGATCCATGGAGCAAAACTATttaccttctttttttatatttaaaaaaactctAACCTAATTCACAGAAGAAATTCATGAATAAAAGACAagccaaatacaatgaatatGGGCACTCTGCCTTTTAAAAATAGTaacttgtttatttaaaaaaatacacctGCTTTTAAGTAAAACAAGTCtataatgaaacatttttttatctaCAATAGTGTATTTGTTTGATTTTCCATCCCacatcaagtttaagtttttggtcaaggtggtttttgatgaagttagaggcacatcaatttgaaacttagtacacatcttCCTCATGATGTGATTTTTGTGTCGCCTTCATCTCAAGTACAGTTAATTAATGCTTGTGGTATACAATgcttttttatactttcaacataaattatattatgaacactagaacaggcgagacatttcagtgtgtccactcttgttcagaattcgttttttttttttggggggggggggggggggtgtatatATCTGATAAGTCTCGTATACATGCACAACATCTTCCTAATGGATGGACCAATATTGATAAAACTTGATACGATTGTAGTACACAACCTGAGGATGTTCATGAAGGAAAATATTTCTCGTCGAAAttatttcaagggagataattgaattGACTTTGTTAAATATAGCAATAAATGGCAACAAGTCTTGTAAGCACACCTTCTTCTAAATGGATTAATCAATGTTGATGAAGCTTTACACAGATGTTGTATACATCTTTAGACATGAGGAAGGAGGATATTTCTTATCAGATGTttttttcaagggagataattgaaatTATTAAGTTTAAATATCACAATATGTGGCATTAGGTCTTGTAAGCACAACTCCTCCTAAATGACTGTAGCAatattaatgaaactttacacagttGAAGTACATGACCATAAAATGTGCATAAAGGAAGATATTCGTGATCTGAAatatttaaagggagataattaactTACTTGATATAGATGTAGTTACTTTATTTTGTTTCCATATACTTCCTTAAAATAtgcaaggggagataactctaatcatttttagctcacctacccgaagggacaagtgagcttatgccatcacttggcgtccgtcgtcgtccgtcgtctgtcgtcgtcgtccgtcgtcgtcgtctgtcgtcgtaaactatttcaagaatcttctcctctgaaactactgggccaaatactttcaaactttaactgaatgttccttagggtatctaatttataaattgtatccgaagttttgatctatcaacaaacagggtcgccattgctaaaaatagaacataggggtcaaatgcagtttttggcttataactcaaaaaccaaagcatttagagcaaatctgacatggggtgatattgtttatcaggtcaagatctacatgccctgaaattttcagatgaatcagacaacccgttgttgggttgctgcccctgaattggtaattttaaggaaattttgctgtttttggttattatcttgaatattattatagatagagataaactgtaaacaggaataatgttcagcaaagtaagatttacaaataagtcaacatgacggaaatggtcattTTACCcctttatgagttattgccctttatagtcaatttttaaccatttttcgtaaatcttagtaatcttttacaaaaatcttctcctctgaaactactgggccaaatacttccaaactttaactgaatgttccttagggtatctagtttgtaaattgtatccgaagttatgatctatcaacaaacatggtcgccattgctaaaaatagaacataggggtcaaatgcagtttttggcttataactcaaaaaccaaagcatttagagcaaatctgacgttgggtcatattgtttatcaggtcaagatctatctgccctgaaatattcagatgaatcagacaacctattgttgggttgctgcccctgaataattttaaggaaattttgctgtttttgtttattatcttgaatataattatagatagaaataaactgtaaacagcaataatgttcagcaaagtaagatcttcaattaaatcaatttgaccaaaattgtcaattaaccccttaaggagttattgccctttaaagacttttttcacaatttgttcatcatgttgacttactttaaaaaaatcttctcctatgaaactgctgtatcaatttcagccaaacttaggctaaatgagtttcagagtatctagtataaattttatattttatttccttgtatgtcaagaaacatagctcctatggctaaaatagaacataggagaaaatgattattttttttggcttttgaagaaaataggacgatccaaaaaacatttaaataatttgaaaagccaaaataatcattgatgagagatttaaccaaaagaattaaggtgagcgattcaggctcttgagagcctcttgtttattttaaCTGTACTTTCAGTTTAATATAGCAATATGTAAATGTATGTGTATTCCTTTTATTATTAATAGAAGTTACACATTCATCTGTGTCAAACCACAATCCAAATCCAAGTATAgtgtgtattttttcttattatctGTGTTATTAAAAGCAAGtaagttttaaatttgaattaaaaaaccTAAAATGTATGCCAATAGGCATATATCAAGTGACTAGAATAAAAAAGCTGGTTTCAGGAAGGGAAAATGGTCGTCTTACTCACGATGTAAATTGCATtctgttttaataaaacaaaggTAAATTATTAGGGTTAAATAAGCAGTATATAAATTGTGTTTATATATGTAACTAATCCAAATGAGTCGTACATAGGCCCTGTGTGAAAAATCTATTTGTAGTTATTTTAtcacaaataaatgttttgaaactggATGACTGCTattatgttttactttttaattaaaattcacaGTCATCAATACCTGTTTTGCTGAATATAAGGTGTTCCAAATAAAGGTTATATTGGAATTAATCTGCTGTGTGTTGTGTAGATATAACAGTAGAAACAAGGTTTCTCAAAGGtgacagaaaaaaatacttttagaaTATATTGTTTGATGGCTGGGACAAACTCCCACAGACATATAAATCAACCATATAGGTACCGCTAGGTGACAAGGCATTATATTTAACCATGTTGATCTATATTAACATAAGTCTGTACATCAAAAACTTGGTAACTGTTATCTTCTTAGTTTTCCTCAAccaattgttatgaaacttatacacattgcTTTATAATATTACCATAAATCACAGATCATGTTTGACTTTTGGTTGTGCCAGCTTAATTGGTCATCAGTTATGCCAGTTTATAACGTTATATGGGGGGATTCTCCATTTATGTTCTTTTGTGTGCAGTCTTTTGTGTAAGGTCATGTTGGCAGAGGTGCAAAACAAGTTATAAGAAAGTCGTTAGATTGCAAATATCAAAAACCTGCACAAAATCAAGATATTTCTGCTGGAAGAGtgtcatattaaaaaaacaaaataatttgaccTTTAAGTCAAAGGTGAAGATGATATATAGCTGCAAGCCATGTtcacaaaaataatttattataacaCACATGATATTGAGAATAGTTGAAAAGTTGTAAACAAATCTGTCAAAAAGGCTTTCAAAActctaaaaagtaaaaaaaaaaaatgaccttcaggtaaaaggtcaaggtcataataTTAAGAAAAGTAAGAACATTAGGGTCCTGATATTATGCAACCATGTATGCATTTATCTACCATAAATTGAAacaattttaggaaaaaaaaccCTGCTTTCAGTgtgatttttatgttttttggacattttttattttaacctttgacctttgaccttttaaAATCcccaaaa
Encoded here:
- the LOC139495448 gene encoding LOW QUALITY PROTEIN: uncharacterized protein (The sequence of the model RefSeq protein was modified relative to this genomic sequence to represent the inferred CDS: deleted 2 bases in 1 codon; substituted 1 base at 1 genomic stop codon), with the translated sequence METSLSDLNKGIDIISRGHSSPVKFQVRSDISSLKPSTKRTVKRKVVSAIDTVLNGIAPGQSQALFKMIQDKDPESANSSELQEIIVKIHQESTDRNTKQQLLSLIALSHTKKDLQQLIHGLTVYAINEARKHAKTNGHGAIIPKQLPVFRHRRDKDKLDHALDFFFSPSFHQVSSFGVKEMKLDNGNTVTIPEVVRTACHATLINVYTKFCTETEFLPLSRSTLFKILNACPSSRRTNLKGLDNCSADGGASYETLLTTVKEMGNYVVDEEVELRDCKDSLNASKIYLKTDFKAHLRKCDKCPDHCINYSLSDPTDQHLQQHCVHHQHDMVCERCNLLPKAVSTIKRRLSELDIPDEVRNDLLASIDVAEAKILEWKSHIVRGVNQDLARILLLEELKDGECLIIMDWAMKFLPLAFREKQSDWFGQKGVNWHVSVCIFKDENQNLMQRTYTHTMDAVKQDWVAVASVLENTLRTIKIQLPRINTVYLRSDNAGCYHCGSLWLAIPKITETTGITIARYDYSEPQNGKSYCDAKIAHMRGKIRRSAASGSDVLTASDMKMAIDKHGGVTSCQAAYVAVDPNSLVKKIACPIKAITKISNVRFNNDDTITAWKAFEIGNGKKISINSTLNDVIECXSHANFTIPTQPDGIIKKPTMPKQTDSESFNISCPEIGCILYFESYSDMNNHCLLGNHEHQDHKGSTFNDIKLRWKESCFNLTEDTIKFRCETGLKQGSNEQIMGWALKKERKVVRFSDNVKSYLSNIFEEGERSGIKANPSTVVRNMRVARDENGNKRFTPKEYLELGQIASFFSRLAVMQRCKTPIADIDQDLDAVILALNKADAVEQLL